A genomic stretch from Astatotilapia calliptera chromosome 4, fAstCal1.2, whole genome shotgun sequence includes:
- the LOC113021210 gene encoding uncharacterized protein LOC113021210 isoform X3: MHFKHKGYFGVVLIYTITTIALPLVSRCEPTASSFQSNSPPDDSKGHLTTESSSSHSSGPDVGERLDLGSRRAEDLLNSDDLHSRKEKPSSSPEEKPEKRLRPKMASSSGPTGVSDRHNPRQAEDEPVYSYGDCREGKIKHVVYGKFVIAGQLEPNVPTLDYQSESSASEVVCFCLPVRSLGSQTRLRGHRVSSTVESWQRLLPVVECEEDCMTLTVRRRRAAQLLLDRANESSVPLSQLPPQCGYTLQTTWRNLRLMVPYYACHVIQKDGSYVLPLLWRGTPVKMSCPVSQISPHTVGLSSLCCSSHGMTVKVHESTPLEKQRVNVRGDWTPLALLAEQCGYTLAKQDADTVIAAPFITCGITEKDGEYILPLQIGKEIFTLACPMSSPEELSVNTQPLVNSPAHLTRGAEEPMLGAQEPFPWAPPFYLAPPYYPHPTYHHNYASPKVHASYDSPTPASLTPEPTSSSQLHPPVDFQPDYQPYYIYQMPFWEPYDSPPSLVEEMEDLRRENPERRKNQETPFLAFSEKHSVTPTGFPAQLEAPHFQPLRHDFNPYYHYYHHPKIPLSGKPQNPDSGLDVSHEISSAHLRKHEFSALAPNVEQSKSIRKVTSDQFPPPVSETTFYPYAQPENAKLVDKTLETHAPHLLNPYLYYYYFPHISRVEAERLVPSHPDMPGETNLSNSSPLPPSQILPVNEHNMNAYIKAHKNFEKYSTKQIKHPNLSAKVHLEHNDASRSASVSPAVLPPVSQGPHHRLEPQQRPPHTQSFINQLNPYQYYYHPYYHYSQMYYRPGNQVSPASPHLLQAPSAPAQHLTPPAQSVYGFHNWMHSPFYYLYNPSKVPEGNELHPTGSINSENKSAKSQLPSDFDYGMMAGYFNIPPPLHNPFHSLYSHYITQQHHNEQSEKPDEDAKENLDKVRDYLEAHTYTPSASPCGLGSVSDTDCSNSLGCCSNTVKGCTVGQYCVFAVPDSVVQPTVAPPAHSPEDINASCTLQRLTPDLDIYIVPLDGCGVNKHMLGETVVHLLEVRGLHPYQNGNSAHESSPLSLLPSTGLWWDVVPQQILQVK; the protein is encoded by the exons ATGCATTTCAAACATAAAGGATACTTCGGTGTTGTGCTTATTTACACCATCACAACAATCGCTTTGCCTCTAGTAAGCCGGTGTGAGCCTACTGCGTCCTCCTTCCAATCGAATTCTCCTCCTGATGACAGCAAAGGTCATTTAACTACGGAAAGCAGCAGCAGTCATTCCTCCGGCCCTGACGTCGGAGAGCGGTTGGACCTCGGCTCAAGGCGCGCAGAAGACCTCCTAAACTCTGACGACCTCCACAGCAGGAAAGAGAAACCCAGCAGCAGCCCCGAAGAAAAGCCCGAGAAGAGACTAAGACCCAAAATGGCGTCTTCTTCGGGTCCTACAGGTGTCAGTGACCGTCACAACCCCAGGCAAGCCGAGGACGAGCCGGTTTATTCATATGGAGACTGCAGAGAGGGGAAAATTAAGCACGTAGTTTACGGCAAGTTTGTCATCGCTGGCCAGCTGGAGCCAAACGTCCCAACTCTCGACTACCAATCAGAGTCCTCTGCTTCAG aggtggtttgtttttgtttaccagTCCGGTCTCTGGGAAGCCAGACAAGGCTCAGGGGTCACCGGGTCAGCAGCACAGTGGAGAGCTGGCAGAGGCTGCTCCCTGTGGTGGAGTGTGAGGAGGACTGCATGACCCTCACTGTCAGGAGGAGACGAGCTGCACAGCTCTTGCTGGACCGAG CGAATGAATCATCGGTGCCTCTGTCCCAGCTACCACCACAGTGTGGTTATACTCTTCAGACCACATGGAGAAACCTCCGTTTGATGGTTCCATATTACGCTTGTCATGTCATTCAAAag GATGGCAGTTATGTGCTGCCCCTGCTATGGAGGGGAACCCCGGTCAAGATGTCCTGTCCAGTCTCTCAGATCAGCCCTCACACTGTGGGGCTATCctccctctgctgctcttcACATGGGATGACTGTCAAAGTACATGAATCGACTCCTTTGGAGAAGCAGAGAGTAAATG TGAGAGGAGATTGGACCCCTCTAGCTCTGTTGGCTGAGCAGTGTGGCTACACTTTGGCTAAGCAAGATGCAGATACTGTAATTGCTGCTCCGTTTATTACATGTGGCATCACAGAAAAG gATGGAGAATATATACTTCCTCTCCAGATAGGCAAGGAAATCTTCACACTTGCCTGCCCTATGTCTTCTCCTGAAGAGCTCTCCGTTAACACTCAGCCTCTGGTCAACAGCCCAGCTCATCTAACCAGGGGGGCAGAAGAACCTATGTTAGGGGCTCAGGAGCCTTTTCCATGGGCCCCTCCTTTCTACCTGGCTCCACCGTACTATCCTCACCCTACATATCACCATAATTATGCCAGTCCTAAAGTACATGCTTCATATGATTCTCCTACTCCAGCATCTTTGACTCCTGAGCCGACTTCTAGCTCTCAGCTTCACCCTCCTGTTGATTTCCAGCCAGATTATCAACCCTACTACATCTACCAGATGCCTTTCTGGGAGCCGTATGACAGTCCTCCGTCACTCGTTGAAGAAATGGAAGATTTACGTCGGGAGAacccagaaagaagaaaaaatcaagAAACTCCTTTTTTGGCGTTCTCTGAGAAGCACAGTGTCACACCTACAGGCTTTCCAGCTCAGCTCGAAGCGCCGCATTTCCAGCCTCTGAGACACGATTTCAATCCATACTACCACTACTACCATCACCCCAAAATCCCCCTTTCTGGCAAACCTCAAAACCCTGATTCAGGTCTGGATGTTTCTCACGAAATCTCTTCAGCTCACTTGCGTAAACATGAATTTTCAGCTTTGGCCCCCAATGTTGAACAGTCTAAGAGCATCAGGAAAGTCACCTCGGACCAGTTCCCTCCACCTGTGTCAGAGACTACCTTTTATCCCTACGCCCAACCGGAAAATGCTAAATTGGTTGACAAAACCCTTGAAACTCATGCTCCTCACCTTCTAAACCCATATCTTTACTACTATTACTTTCCACATATTTCAAGGGTTGAGGCTGAAAGACTGGTTCCATCACATCCCGACATGCCTGGAGAAACAAACTTGTCGAATTCCTCACCACTTCCTCCTTCACAAATTCTTCCAGTAAATGAGCACAACATGAATGCCTACATAAAAGCACACAAGAACTTTGAAAAATATAGCACAAAGCAGATCAAACATCCTAATTTGTCTGCTAAAGTACATTTGGAGCACAATGATGCAAGTCGCTCTGCATCGGTGTCTCCTGCAGTGCTGCCTCCAGTCTCACAAGGTCCCCATCATAGACTTGAGCCTCAACAACGCCCTCCTCACACTCAATCATTCATCAATCAACTAAATCCTTACCAGTACTACTACCACCCTTATTATCATTACTCTCAGATGTATTACAGACCTGGAAACCAAGTTTCTCCAGCTTCACCCCATCTTCTTCAAGCACCTTCTGCTCCGGCTCAACATCTGACTCCACCTGCACAATCAGTGTATGGTTTTCATAACTGGATGCATAGTCCTTTCTATTATCTATACAACCCATCTAAAGTGCCTGAAGGCAACGAGCTCCATCCTACAGGCAGCATAAACTCTGAAAACAAATCTGCTAAATCTCAGCTTCCCTCAGACTTTGACTATGGCATGATGGCAGGATATTTTAACATCCCTCCGCCACTGCACAATCCTTTCCATAGTTTATATTCACATTATATTACTCAGCAGCACCATAATGAGCAATCTGAGAAACCTGATGAAGATGCGAAAGAGAATCTAGACAAAGTGAGAG ATTACCTCGAGGCCCACACGTACACGCCCTCCGCCTCACCCTGCGGCCTTGGATCTGTGTCAGATACTGATTGCAGTAACTCTTTAGGCTGCTGTTCAAACACTGTGAAGG GCTGTACAGTGGGACAGTACTGCGTCTTTGCGGTGCCTGACTCTGTAGTACAGCCCACAGTTGCCCCTCCGGCTCATTCCCCTGAGGACATTAATGCTTCCTGCACGCTGCAGAGGTTGACCCCTGATCTTGACATCTACATTGTACCTCTAGATGGCTGCGGAGTAAACAAACAT ATGCTTGGCGAGACGGTGGTTCATCTTTTGGAAGTTCGAGGTTTACATCCTTACCAAAACGGCAATTCTGCACATGAAAGTTCTCCTTTAAG TCTCCTTCCCTCCACAGGTTTATGGTGGGATGTAGTTCCTCAGCAGATTCTCCAGGTGAAGTGA
- the LOC113021210 gene encoding uncharacterized protein LOC113021210 isoform X2 has product MHFKHKGYFGVVLIYTITTIALPLVSRCEPTASSFQSNSPPDDSKGHLTTESSSSHSSGPDVGERLDLGSRRAEDLLNSDDLHSRKEKPSSSPEEKPEKRLRPKMASSSGPTGVSDRHNPRQAEDEPVYSYGDCREGKIKHVVYGKFVIAGQLEPNVPTLDYQSESSASVRSLGSQTRLRGHRVSSTVESWQRLLPVVECEEDCMTLTVRRRRAAQLLLDRANESSVPLSQLPPQCGYTLQTTWRNLRLMVPYYACHVIQKDGSYVLPLLWRGTPVKMSCPVSQISPHTVGLSSLCCSSHGMTVKVHESTPLEKQRVNVRGDWTPLALLAEQCGYTLAKQDADTVIAAPFITCGITEKDGEYILPLQIGKEIFTLACPMSSPEELSVNTQPLVNSPAHLTRGAEEPMLGAQEPFPWAPPFYLAPPYYPHPTYHHNYASPKVHASYDSPTPASLTPEPTSSSQLHPPVDFQPDYQPYYIYQMPFWEPYDSPPSLVEEMEDLRRENPERRKNQETPFLAFSEKHSVTPTGFPAQLEAPHFQPLRHDFNPYYHYYHHPKIPLSGKPQNPDSGLDVSHEISSAHLRKHEFSALAPNVEQSKSIRKVTSDQFPPPVSETTFYPYAQPENAKLVDKTLETHAPHLLNPYLYYYYFPHISRVEAERLVPSHPDMPGETNLSNSSPLPPSQILPVNEHNMNAYIKAHKNFEKYSTKQIKHPNLSAKVHLEHNDASRSASVSPAVLPPVSQGPHHRLEPQQRPPHTQSFINQLNPYQYYYHPYYHYSQMYYRPGNQVSPASPHLLQAPSAPAQHLTPPAQSVYGFHNWMHSPFYYLYNPSKVPEGNELHPTGSINSENKSAKSQLPSDFDYGMMAGYFNIPPPLHNPFHSLYSHYITQQHHNEQSEKPDEDAKENLDKVRDYLEAHTYTPSASPCGLGSVSDTDCSNSLGCCSNTVKGCTVGQYCVFAVPDSVVQPTVAPPAHSPEDINASCTLQRLTPDLDIYIVPLDGCGVNKHMLGETVVHLLEVRGLHPYQNGNSAHESSPLRFMVGCSSSADSPGEVKFHVMDEQPPLPLSQPTPAAVTVQLRIAEDESFTSYHPEAHLPLSLLQGRTVYVEVSLKDPSESTLVLLVHSCLAYTDAPYPSGILVYDGCSSLGVLQMLPTSDLQVRKIAIYSFLSLPPHMTKGGSLREDPEIHFLCLTELCSDDCTLRCLEGPNTGV; this is encoded by the exons ATGCATTTCAAACATAAAGGATACTTCGGTGTTGTGCTTATTTACACCATCACAACAATCGCTTTGCCTCTAGTAAGCCGGTGTGAGCCTACTGCGTCCTCCTTCCAATCGAATTCTCCTCCTGATGACAGCAAAGGTCATTTAACTACGGAAAGCAGCAGCAGTCATTCCTCCGGCCCTGACGTCGGAGAGCGGTTGGACCTCGGCTCAAGGCGCGCAGAAGACCTCCTAAACTCTGACGACCTCCACAGCAGGAAAGAGAAACCCAGCAGCAGCCCCGAAGAAAAGCCCGAGAAGAGACTAAGACCCAAAATGGCGTCTTCTTCGGGTCCTACAGGTGTCAGTGACCGTCACAACCCCAGGCAAGCCGAGGACGAGCCGGTTTATTCATATGGAGACTGCAGAGAGGGGAAAATTAAGCACGTAGTTTACGGCAAGTTTGTCATCGCTGGCCAGCTGGAGCCAAACGTCCCAACTCTCGACTACCAATCAGAGTCCTCTGCTTCAG TCCGGTCTCTGGGAAGCCAGACAAGGCTCAGGGGTCACCGGGTCAGCAGCACAGTGGAGAGCTGGCAGAGGCTGCTCCCTGTGGTGGAGTGTGAGGAGGACTGCATGACCCTCACTGTCAGGAGGAGACGAGCTGCACAGCTCTTGCTGGACCGAG CGAATGAATCATCGGTGCCTCTGTCCCAGCTACCACCACAGTGTGGTTATACTCTTCAGACCACATGGAGAAACCTCCGTTTGATGGTTCCATATTACGCTTGTCATGTCATTCAAAag GATGGCAGTTATGTGCTGCCCCTGCTATGGAGGGGAACCCCGGTCAAGATGTCCTGTCCAGTCTCTCAGATCAGCCCTCACACTGTGGGGCTATCctccctctgctgctcttcACATGGGATGACTGTCAAAGTACATGAATCGACTCCTTTGGAGAAGCAGAGAGTAAATG TGAGAGGAGATTGGACCCCTCTAGCTCTGTTGGCTGAGCAGTGTGGCTACACTTTGGCTAAGCAAGATGCAGATACTGTAATTGCTGCTCCGTTTATTACATGTGGCATCACAGAAAAG gATGGAGAATATATACTTCCTCTCCAGATAGGCAAGGAAATCTTCACACTTGCCTGCCCTATGTCTTCTCCTGAAGAGCTCTCCGTTAACACTCAGCCTCTGGTCAACAGCCCAGCTCATCTAACCAGGGGGGCAGAAGAACCTATGTTAGGGGCTCAGGAGCCTTTTCCATGGGCCCCTCCTTTCTACCTGGCTCCACCGTACTATCCTCACCCTACATATCACCATAATTATGCCAGTCCTAAAGTACATGCTTCATATGATTCTCCTACTCCAGCATCTTTGACTCCTGAGCCGACTTCTAGCTCTCAGCTTCACCCTCCTGTTGATTTCCAGCCAGATTATCAACCCTACTACATCTACCAGATGCCTTTCTGGGAGCCGTATGACAGTCCTCCGTCACTCGTTGAAGAAATGGAAGATTTACGTCGGGAGAacccagaaagaagaaaaaatcaagAAACTCCTTTTTTGGCGTTCTCTGAGAAGCACAGTGTCACACCTACAGGCTTTCCAGCTCAGCTCGAAGCGCCGCATTTCCAGCCTCTGAGACACGATTTCAATCCATACTACCACTACTACCATCACCCCAAAATCCCCCTTTCTGGCAAACCTCAAAACCCTGATTCAGGTCTGGATGTTTCTCACGAAATCTCTTCAGCTCACTTGCGTAAACATGAATTTTCAGCTTTGGCCCCCAATGTTGAACAGTCTAAGAGCATCAGGAAAGTCACCTCGGACCAGTTCCCTCCACCTGTGTCAGAGACTACCTTTTATCCCTACGCCCAACCGGAAAATGCTAAATTGGTTGACAAAACCCTTGAAACTCATGCTCCTCACCTTCTAAACCCATATCTTTACTACTATTACTTTCCACATATTTCAAGGGTTGAGGCTGAAAGACTGGTTCCATCACATCCCGACATGCCTGGAGAAACAAACTTGTCGAATTCCTCACCACTTCCTCCTTCACAAATTCTTCCAGTAAATGAGCACAACATGAATGCCTACATAAAAGCACACAAGAACTTTGAAAAATATAGCACAAAGCAGATCAAACATCCTAATTTGTCTGCTAAAGTACATTTGGAGCACAATGATGCAAGTCGCTCTGCATCGGTGTCTCCTGCAGTGCTGCCTCCAGTCTCACAAGGTCCCCATCATAGACTTGAGCCTCAACAACGCCCTCCTCACACTCAATCATTCATCAATCAACTAAATCCTTACCAGTACTACTACCACCCTTATTATCATTACTCTCAGATGTATTACAGACCTGGAAACCAAGTTTCTCCAGCTTCACCCCATCTTCTTCAAGCACCTTCTGCTCCGGCTCAACATCTGACTCCACCTGCACAATCAGTGTATGGTTTTCATAACTGGATGCATAGTCCTTTCTATTATCTATACAACCCATCTAAAGTGCCTGAAGGCAACGAGCTCCATCCTACAGGCAGCATAAACTCTGAAAACAAATCTGCTAAATCTCAGCTTCCCTCAGACTTTGACTATGGCATGATGGCAGGATATTTTAACATCCCTCCGCCACTGCACAATCCTTTCCATAGTTTATATTCACATTATATTACTCAGCAGCACCATAATGAGCAATCTGAGAAACCTGATGAAGATGCGAAAGAGAATCTAGACAAAGTGAGAG ATTACCTCGAGGCCCACACGTACACGCCCTCCGCCTCACCCTGCGGCCTTGGATCTGTGTCAGATACTGATTGCAGTAACTCTTTAGGCTGCTGTTCAAACACTGTGAAGG GCTGTACAGTGGGACAGTACTGCGTCTTTGCGGTGCCTGACTCTGTAGTACAGCCCACAGTTGCCCCTCCGGCTCATTCCCCTGAGGACATTAATGCTTCCTGCACGCTGCAGAGGTTGACCCCTGATCTTGACATCTACATTGTACCTCTAGATGGCTGCGGAGTAAACAAACAT ATGCTTGGCGAGACGGTGGTTCATCTTTTGGAAGTTCGAGGTTTACATCCTTACCAAAACGGCAATTCTGCACATGAAAGTTCTCCTTTAAG GTTTATGGTGGGATGTAGTTCCTCAGCAGATTCTCCAGGTGAAGTGAAGTTTCATGTGATGGATGAacagcctcctcttcctctctcacaGCCAACACCAGCCGCTGTCACTGTGCAACTGAGAATTGCCGAAG ATGAGTCTTTCACCAGCTACCACCCTGAAGCCCACCTCCCTCTCAGCCTCTTGCAGGGCAGAACAGTTTATGTGGAGGTTAGCCTGAAGGACCCCTCAGAGTCCACACTTGTGCTGCTGGTTCACTCCTGCCTGGCTTACACTGACGCTCCATATCCCAGTGGGATTCTTGTTTATGATGG
- the LOC113021210 gene encoding uncharacterized protein LOC113021210 isoform X1, translating into MHFKHKGYFGVVLIYTITTIALPLVSRCEPTASSFQSNSPPDDSKGHLTTESSSSHSSGPDVGERLDLGSRRAEDLLNSDDLHSRKEKPSSSPEEKPEKRLRPKMASSSGPTGVSDRHNPRQAEDEPVYSYGDCREGKIKHVVYGKFVIAGQLEPNVPTLDYQSESSASEVVCFCLPVRSLGSQTRLRGHRVSSTVESWQRLLPVVECEEDCMTLTVRRRRAAQLLLDRANESSVPLSQLPPQCGYTLQTTWRNLRLMVPYYACHVIQKDGSYVLPLLWRGTPVKMSCPVSQISPHTVGLSSLCCSSHGMTVKVHESTPLEKQRVNVRGDWTPLALLAEQCGYTLAKQDADTVIAAPFITCGITEKDGEYILPLQIGKEIFTLACPMSSPEELSVNTQPLVNSPAHLTRGAEEPMLGAQEPFPWAPPFYLAPPYYPHPTYHHNYASPKVHASYDSPTPASLTPEPTSSSQLHPPVDFQPDYQPYYIYQMPFWEPYDSPPSLVEEMEDLRRENPERRKNQETPFLAFSEKHSVTPTGFPAQLEAPHFQPLRHDFNPYYHYYHHPKIPLSGKPQNPDSGLDVSHEISSAHLRKHEFSALAPNVEQSKSIRKVTSDQFPPPVSETTFYPYAQPENAKLVDKTLETHAPHLLNPYLYYYYFPHISRVEAERLVPSHPDMPGETNLSNSSPLPPSQILPVNEHNMNAYIKAHKNFEKYSTKQIKHPNLSAKVHLEHNDASRSASVSPAVLPPVSQGPHHRLEPQQRPPHTQSFINQLNPYQYYYHPYYHYSQMYYRPGNQVSPASPHLLQAPSAPAQHLTPPAQSVYGFHNWMHSPFYYLYNPSKVPEGNELHPTGSINSENKSAKSQLPSDFDYGMMAGYFNIPPPLHNPFHSLYSHYITQQHHNEQSEKPDEDAKENLDKVRDYLEAHTYTPSASPCGLGSVSDTDCSNSLGCCSNTVKGCTVGQYCVFAVPDSVVQPTVAPPAHSPEDINASCTLQRLTPDLDIYIVPLDGCGVNKHMLGETVVHLLEVRGLHPYQNGNSAHESSPLRFMVGCSSSADSPGEVKFHVMDEQPPLPLSQPTPAAVTVQLRIAEDESFTSYHPEAHLPLSLLQGRTVYVEVSLKDPSESTLVLLVHSCLAYTDAPYPSGILVYDGCSSLGVLQMLPTSDLQVRKIAIYSFLSLPPHMTKGGSLREDPEIHFLCLTELCSDDCTLRCLEGPNTGV; encoded by the exons ATGCATTTCAAACATAAAGGATACTTCGGTGTTGTGCTTATTTACACCATCACAACAATCGCTTTGCCTCTAGTAAGCCGGTGTGAGCCTACTGCGTCCTCCTTCCAATCGAATTCTCCTCCTGATGACAGCAAAGGTCATTTAACTACGGAAAGCAGCAGCAGTCATTCCTCCGGCCCTGACGTCGGAGAGCGGTTGGACCTCGGCTCAAGGCGCGCAGAAGACCTCCTAAACTCTGACGACCTCCACAGCAGGAAAGAGAAACCCAGCAGCAGCCCCGAAGAAAAGCCCGAGAAGAGACTAAGACCCAAAATGGCGTCTTCTTCGGGTCCTACAGGTGTCAGTGACCGTCACAACCCCAGGCAAGCCGAGGACGAGCCGGTTTATTCATATGGAGACTGCAGAGAGGGGAAAATTAAGCACGTAGTTTACGGCAAGTTTGTCATCGCTGGCCAGCTGGAGCCAAACGTCCCAACTCTCGACTACCAATCAGAGTCCTCTGCTTCAG aggtggtttgtttttgtttaccagTCCGGTCTCTGGGAAGCCAGACAAGGCTCAGGGGTCACCGGGTCAGCAGCACAGTGGAGAGCTGGCAGAGGCTGCTCCCTGTGGTGGAGTGTGAGGAGGACTGCATGACCCTCACTGTCAGGAGGAGACGAGCTGCACAGCTCTTGCTGGACCGAG CGAATGAATCATCGGTGCCTCTGTCCCAGCTACCACCACAGTGTGGTTATACTCTTCAGACCACATGGAGAAACCTCCGTTTGATGGTTCCATATTACGCTTGTCATGTCATTCAAAag GATGGCAGTTATGTGCTGCCCCTGCTATGGAGGGGAACCCCGGTCAAGATGTCCTGTCCAGTCTCTCAGATCAGCCCTCACACTGTGGGGCTATCctccctctgctgctcttcACATGGGATGACTGTCAAAGTACATGAATCGACTCCTTTGGAGAAGCAGAGAGTAAATG TGAGAGGAGATTGGACCCCTCTAGCTCTGTTGGCTGAGCAGTGTGGCTACACTTTGGCTAAGCAAGATGCAGATACTGTAATTGCTGCTCCGTTTATTACATGTGGCATCACAGAAAAG gATGGAGAATATATACTTCCTCTCCAGATAGGCAAGGAAATCTTCACACTTGCCTGCCCTATGTCTTCTCCTGAAGAGCTCTCCGTTAACACTCAGCCTCTGGTCAACAGCCCAGCTCATCTAACCAGGGGGGCAGAAGAACCTATGTTAGGGGCTCAGGAGCCTTTTCCATGGGCCCCTCCTTTCTACCTGGCTCCACCGTACTATCCTCACCCTACATATCACCATAATTATGCCAGTCCTAAAGTACATGCTTCATATGATTCTCCTACTCCAGCATCTTTGACTCCTGAGCCGACTTCTAGCTCTCAGCTTCACCCTCCTGTTGATTTCCAGCCAGATTATCAACCCTACTACATCTACCAGATGCCTTTCTGGGAGCCGTATGACAGTCCTCCGTCACTCGTTGAAGAAATGGAAGATTTACGTCGGGAGAacccagaaagaagaaaaaatcaagAAACTCCTTTTTTGGCGTTCTCTGAGAAGCACAGTGTCACACCTACAGGCTTTCCAGCTCAGCTCGAAGCGCCGCATTTCCAGCCTCTGAGACACGATTTCAATCCATACTACCACTACTACCATCACCCCAAAATCCCCCTTTCTGGCAAACCTCAAAACCCTGATTCAGGTCTGGATGTTTCTCACGAAATCTCTTCAGCTCACTTGCGTAAACATGAATTTTCAGCTTTGGCCCCCAATGTTGAACAGTCTAAGAGCATCAGGAAAGTCACCTCGGACCAGTTCCCTCCACCTGTGTCAGAGACTACCTTTTATCCCTACGCCCAACCGGAAAATGCTAAATTGGTTGACAAAACCCTTGAAACTCATGCTCCTCACCTTCTAAACCCATATCTTTACTACTATTACTTTCCACATATTTCAAGGGTTGAGGCTGAAAGACTGGTTCCATCACATCCCGACATGCCTGGAGAAACAAACTTGTCGAATTCCTCACCACTTCCTCCTTCACAAATTCTTCCAGTAAATGAGCACAACATGAATGCCTACATAAAAGCACACAAGAACTTTGAAAAATATAGCACAAAGCAGATCAAACATCCTAATTTGTCTGCTAAAGTACATTTGGAGCACAATGATGCAAGTCGCTCTGCATCGGTGTCTCCTGCAGTGCTGCCTCCAGTCTCACAAGGTCCCCATCATAGACTTGAGCCTCAACAACGCCCTCCTCACACTCAATCATTCATCAATCAACTAAATCCTTACCAGTACTACTACCACCCTTATTATCATTACTCTCAGATGTATTACAGACCTGGAAACCAAGTTTCTCCAGCTTCACCCCATCTTCTTCAAGCACCTTCTGCTCCGGCTCAACATCTGACTCCACCTGCACAATCAGTGTATGGTTTTCATAACTGGATGCATAGTCCTTTCTATTATCTATACAACCCATCTAAAGTGCCTGAAGGCAACGAGCTCCATCCTACAGGCAGCATAAACTCTGAAAACAAATCTGCTAAATCTCAGCTTCCCTCAGACTTTGACTATGGCATGATGGCAGGATATTTTAACATCCCTCCGCCACTGCACAATCCTTTCCATAGTTTATATTCACATTATATTACTCAGCAGCACCATAATGAGCAATCTGAGAAACCTGATGAAGATGCGAAAGAGAATCTAGACAAAGTGAGAG ATTACCTCGAGGCCCACACGTACACGCCCTCCGCCTCACCCTGCGGCCTTGGATCTGTGTCAGATACTGATTGCAGTAACTCTTTAGGCTGCTGTTCAAACACTGTGAAGG GCTGTACAGTGGGACAGTACTGCGTCTTTGCGGTGCCTGACTCTGTAGTACAGCCCACAGTTGCCCCTCCGGCTCATTCCCCTGAGGACATTAATGCTTCCTGCACGCTGCAGAGGTTGACCCCTGATCTTGACATCTACATTGTACCTCTAGATGGCTGCGGAGTAAACAAACAT ATGCTTGGCGAGACGGTGGTTCATCTTTTGGAAGTTCGAGGTTTACATCCTTACCAAAACGGCAATTCTGCACATGAAAGTTCTCCTTTAAG GTTTATGGTGGGATGTAGTTCCTCAGCAGATTCTCCAGGTGAAGTGAAGTTTCATGTGATGGATGAacagcctcctcttcctctctcacaGCCAACACCAGCCGCTGTCACTGTGCAACTGAGAATTGCCGAAG ATGAGTCTTTCACCAGCTACCACCCTGAAGCCCACCTCCCTCTCAGCCTCTTGCAGGGCAGAACAGTTTATGTGGAGGTTAGCCTGAAGGACCCCTCAGAGTCCACACTTGTGCTGCTGGTTCACTCCTGCCTGGCTTACACTGACGCTCCATATCCCAGTGGGATTCTTGTTTATGATGG